The nucleotide sequence GCCGATCATAACCGGACGGTTCTGCTTCGTCATGATCATTCGATGGGGATGATTTTCTACAGATTGCACCTCGCTGGCGGCAGCAACGTTTAGATTAAGTTCTTCCTGTCCAGGGCCGATTTCAAAGGCACGTGTAAAATATGACTTTTCTGGAGAAGTCTCATACCAGGGCGTTTCAAATACTGTTGTTTCTCCAATACGGTATTCCAGGGTGACCCGATTTCGATTCACATGAGAACCAACGAACTGACAGGGTTGTTCCCAGCCAGGCCCCTCTGCTGTCGAAAAATGAATCTGTCCGACCGGTGATGGTGCGCGGATCAGACCAAAGCGTTCCGGGGAAGGTTTGAGAAATCCGTTAGACCAGATGCCCCTCACTTTGCCGTGAGCGGTGTCATAGCAGATTGTGGCTGCCTGGTTATTACCGACACGGATCGAGAGCCCTTTTTTAACGGGACCAGTTGGTAAAGGCACGGTACAGGCCAGCCAGGTGCCCATCTCCGTTTGCTGCCAGCGATTATCACTGGTTTCTTCAACCGGCTGATCGAACCCGACCGCATCTTTGCCCCAGTGATCGCGTGCTTTTTCAGTAGTAGCTGTTTCAACGCGAACTGATTTCCCTGGTTCAGATCGATCCGAGATTTTTATTTTATCAGGCAAGTCAAATGAGAGCAGGAACAGAGTATTGTCATCCTGTTTCAAGGGCGCTGTGGGAACGATTGTAAAATCGCGTGTCCCTTTTGAAATACGAAAATCATCCAGCAGGCCATCACAACCAAGCCTGTTTTCGACGAGCCGTCCGAAAGCGATGTTTCGCTGTGCTGGTTCAGTCGATTTTCGTTTCGGGAGTTTCGAATCGAGCGCCTGTTTGCCGTCGACATACAGACGCAAACGCGAGTCTTCCAGAATCATGGCGACATAATGCCATTCGTCGTCACAGATATTGATGCCCGTCTTGAATTCTCCCCCCTGTCCGGGCAGATACACGCTGAAAAAACCGCTGCCGGCATAAGAGTACATCTCCCAATGTGCAGCCGCGCTCTTGGGGTCACAGGCGAGCAGGATGTTGAAAGCTGATTGACTGTGTAGTTTAACCCAGCCTTCTGCTGTCAATGGGCGGTGGTCTAAAAACCCGGCAGGTGTTTTGGTTAGAACAGATCCTGCATTTGCATTGAGGGCCTTTCCCCATTTTCCCGGAACGAGTGTGTTTTGTTGCGCGGGCTTTCTCTTTGGCGCTGGTGGAGCTTCCATTTCGTGAATGGGGCGCTGGGCGGCCCAGGCGGTGGCGCGGCGCAGGATTTCAGTGGGGGGAAAGGAGTCGTAGGTTTTTTCGCTGTGCCCGAGCAGCGTCTGAAAAATGCGTCCTTTCCCGTAGTGGTAGGTCCAGGCCAGCGGTTCATTGTTTTTTGTTACTCTGGATCTGGCAGTAATCAGAGGCTCAACCGGTTCTGTGCCATCCTGACGAAAGTAGAGTTCATCGGTCACCGGAAAATCATCCAGGTTCCGTGTAAGGGGATGCGTGTCGTCGGTAATCTTTACGGTGAAGTTTCCGAAGGCGTCGTGTCCGCTTTTCTGCTCCCCCTTGCCATGGTGATTCCAGACTCGCCGGACAATCTTACGATACTCGGGCCAGTCGGACGCTCCTGCCTGGGGTAGGGAGAAATGAAAGGCACCATTGGCGAAATGGATTAAGATCAGCCCCCCGCCCTGTTGCAGATAATTCATAAATGCGTTGCGCGAGGTTTTACTTAATGGGGTTTTATCATGCCAGTTGGTATAGTTCTGCACGATGACCTGATAGTTCTGCAAATTCTTTTTCGACAGATCTTCGATGTCATTCGTGATATCCACTTTGATGCGCGGATCTCGTTCCAGCTGTTGCTTAATGACTGGGGTGGTTTTTTTCCAGTTATGCCAGGCGTGTGCTTCATTGCCGGCGAACATGAGAACGCGAATGGGCTGTGTGTCGACTAACGCGGGTTCAGTTCCCTGCATGCCGGCCAGAGCAGTAGTGATTTCCTGATGCGTGTAATAGCGGGCTTCTACGCCGGATTGGGGAACGTGAATGCCTGCAGTCCAGGCAATGGCATTGAGAATGAATTTTCGAAAGGCCGCATTTTGCCAGTTGTCATAATAATGTCCGCAGGTTGTCCCAAAGCCGCGCCCCCCCTGGCTGCGTTCTTTGGCCCAGGCGACAATGTTTCCGTTTTCAGGGCGTCCTTTGAGTTCAGAGACTTCCAATAATGTAGTCAGCCGTTGATCTGCAGGCTGGAAGCGAATGTTGTAATAAAACTCCTCGCGAAGCTCAAACGGTTCGACGCCCCGGCAGATCGGATGCTCGGGATGGGGAAGCATCACGGGCGCATTGAGTGTTTTAATCGCCGAATACCATTTCCGTTTTCCGTTCTCTTCCCAGTCAAAATAACCGCCAGACCAGTTCTGAATCTGTTTCGCATACTGATCGGGGGCGAATGTGGAGAAATGAAATGTCAGGAAACCACAGCCCCGGTCAATCTGCTGCTGGATCTGTTTCAGATGTGCTGCACTGGCAAAGTGAGGCGCTTCTGTAAATTTCTCGCCGTCTCGGCCATCCGAGATAACCATAATCGTGTCGGCGTCATTCAGCGTCTCCGGATTTTCCGGCCAGCCTTCCAGATGATATTCGACCTGAACTTTGTCTCGAATATTGGAATTGTCGAGCATGACCTTGAGCAGTTTGACCGACCAGGGATAATCATGAATTCCGTTTCCCACGGGCCCATGGCTTTTGGGGCCTGCGATCAGAACAATCTTATGTCGGTCACTGCTTTTCTTTTGGGGAAGCTCTGCAGACAGAATCGACAGCGCCGGTAGGCAGAGTAAGAACAGGAGTCCAATTAAATATCGTAGAATCATGGTACCTCTGGAACTTAATCATTCAGGGGGATGAGGATCTTCAATTTTGAGCCTGTTTGGATGAATCGATGACTCAAGCTTTTATTTTACCGATGCGGATGGGAAATTACTTCCAGCAGATTAGAAAAAATCCAATTCGTTCAGGTTGGATTCATTTCCCGACTGGCTGCTACAATCGGTGGATTAACAATTGCGACGTGTCTCTGCATCGTTCATGATGGAGAAATTGTACCGACCGACTGCCATCTTATAAATCCTCACCATTCATCTGGAAGTTGACATGTATCTCAAAAGTGCGCTTGCCCTGCTGTTGGCAACAGTCCTGTTACTTGGTTTGCCTGAATTGCAGGCTGTCGAAAAACAACAGGCTGCCAAACCGAATATCGTGATAATTCTCTGTGACGATCTGGGTTATGGTGATCTGGCCTGTTATGGTCACCCCGTGATCAAAACACCTCATCTGGACCAACTGGCCTCCGAGGGGATGCGGCTGACGGACTGTTATGCCAGTGCTCCTGTCTGTTCTCCGTCGCGGGCTGGTTTGCTGACGGGACGGACTCCGAATCGTCTGGGCGTGTATGACTGGATTCCCGAAGGTCATCCGATGCATCTCAAGCGGGATGAAGTCACCGTAGCGCAACTGCTGCAGCAGGCGGGCTATGACACCGCGCATGTGGGGAAGTGGCATTGCAATGGCATGTTCAATTCCAAAGAACAGCCGCAACCGGGCGATCATGGTTTTCGTCACTGGTTCAGCACCCAGAACAACGCCCTGCCCACGCATGAGAATCCCAATAATTTTGTGCGGAACGGAAAGCCACTGGGTGAGATCGAAGGGTTTTCCTGCCAGATCGTCGCCGATGAAGGAATTCGCTGGTTGAGTGACTGGCGCGAGAAAGAGAAACCCTTTTTTCTGCATGTCTGTTTTCACGAACCGCACGAGCGGGTGGCTTCTCCCCCTGCACTGGTGGAAACATATCTCGACAAGAGTCTGTATGAAGATCAGGCACAGTACTTCGCGAATGTCGCAAATATGGACCGTGCCGTCGGAAAACTGTTGATAAAACTGGATGAACTGAAGGTCGCCGACAATACACTGGTGTTCTTCACATCTGACAATGGGCCCGAAACATTGAATCGCTATGGGAAAGGCTCAAGACGCTCCTGGGGATCTCCGGGTGTGCTGCGTGGCATGAAACTGCATATCTACGAAGGGGGAATTCGTGTGCCGGGCATTGTCCGCTGGCCGGGAAAAATCAAGGCGGGCCAGGAGATTGCGACACCCGTCTGCAGTGTAGACCTGCTGCCGACCTTCTGTGAAATCGCAGGCGTCGCAGTGCCTGATCAGCGCCCCCTGGATGGTGCCAGTCTGCTACCCCTCTTTGCCGGGAATAAGATTGAGAGAACAACGCCTCTGTTCTGGAATTACTATCGTGCATACAGTACGCCACGTGTAGCGATGCGCGAGGGGGACTGGAAAGTTGTCGCGCACTGGAGTGGCCCGGAAGGCATCATCCCTCTGGGAGGAAACGTCAATTCCGTTTCACAGGAGATTATCAAGAACGCGAAGCTGACAAAGTTCGAACTATATAACTTGAAAGACGACATCAGCGAGCAACATAATCTGGCCTGGCAGGAACAGAAACGACTGGACACATTGAAGAAAAAGCTGGTGCAGAAGTACGCGGCTGTTCAGAAGGAAGGTCCTGTCTGGGATACCAGCGAATACGATCAGAGCCGGAAAAAAACAATGATCAAAAAAACGTCGAAATGAACAGGCTCCTTTTCAGGTTCATTTACAGTCCGGGGCAATTAGCGGGAAATCGATTTCCTGGCTAAATCCCTATTCTCAACCGTCGGCGCGACTGTTAAAGTGAAACCCCGCAGTCATTTTGTCCTACCTGTTTTCATGAAACTGATCTGGTACAGCCATGTCTTATCTACGTATTTTCTGTCTGTTGTCTGTTTTCTCGCTGCAGACTCTGCCCCGGCTTGCTGAGGCGCAAGCTGTACGCAATGTGGGCTTTGAGCCAACCGTCTTCGCTTTGACGGGCGCCCGGGTGGTCACCCAGCCGGATAAAACTTTGGAGAATGCGACGATTTTGATCCGCGAGGGGCTGATAGAAAATGTGGGAATGGATCTGAAAATTCCTGCGGATGCAGACGTGATCGACTGCACGGGATTAGTGATTTACCCGGGTTTCATTGATGCCGCTTCCAGCGAACTGCTCAATAAGGATATCAAGGCCCCCCAGCCGAGTGAGCGCAAAGTCGATTTTGGGCGCTATGCCCTGGCGGCGACGCGCCCCGATAATCGAAATTATCTCAGTCCGGAATTTCTGGCGAATGAAGCCGTCGTTCGCAAAAAGAACAGTTTCGAAAAATACCAGAAGGCCGGGTTCACAGCCGTGCATCTGCTTCCCCAGGGAAAGATCGCCAGTGGCCAGGGGACACTGCTCTCCACCAGTGAGTTGCCTGTACGGGAAGCGACTCTGGTTAAATCGACCATGAGTACCTTTCGTCTGTATGCACCCCGTGGCGATGTTTATCCCACCACTCTGATGGGCGCCCTTGCCCATTTACGGCAGACCTTATTAGACACACAGCACTACGAGCAACACTGGGATCTGTATCAGGAGCAGAGTGCGTTCATTAAACGCCCGCCGAGTGATCCTGCTTATGCAGAGTTGAAGGATGTTCTGCATGGCAAAAAAACTCCCGTGTTTACGGCTGACTCGCGGGATGAGATTTTACGGACACTCGATTTCTGTGCGGAGTTCCATCTGAAACCGGTGATCTATGGTGGCGAAGAAGCCTACCTGTGTCTGGATCGCCTGAAAAATGAATCGAGCGGCTTGATTATCCGGCTGAACATTCCCGAGAAACCGAAAGTAAAAGAACCAGAGGATGAGAAAAAACTGACGACTAAATTTTCTGATCCCGTTCGTGTCCAGCAGGAAAAACTCCGTCTCTGGAAAGAGCAGATTCAGGGACTCAGTCAGTTGGCAGAAAGCGGTTTACCGGTTGCTGTCTCTTCGGAATCGATGAAAAAACATGTCGAAGACGTTCTGCCACAATTGCGAGTCGCAGTGAAAGAGGGCCTGTCAGCAGATCAGGCTTTACGTTTTCTGACGCAGGATGCAGCGACTCTGCTCGGCATGGAATCACGTCTGGGGACGATTGACGCAGGCAAGCTGGCGCATCTGACGGTGATGTCCGGTTCCTGGGAAAAGAGTGAAACGAAAGTACGCTACCTGTTTGTAGATGGCCTCAAGCTGGATTTCGAAGAGAAAAAGAAAGAAGACAAAGAAGACAAACCTGAATCCGGGGCTAAAGAGAAGCC is from Gimesia maris and encodes:
- a CDS encoding sulfatase, producing MYLKSALALLLATVLLLGLPELQAVEKQQAAKPNIVIILCDDLGYGDLACYGHPVIKTPHLDQLASEGMRLTDCYASAPVCSPSRAGLLTGRTPNRLGVYDWIPEGHPMHLKRDEVTVAQLLQQAGYDTAHVGKWHCNGMFNSKEQPQPGDHGFRHWFSTQNNALPTHENPNNFVRNGKPLGEIEGFSCQIVADEGIRWLSDWREKEKPFFLHVCFHEPHERVASPPALVETYLDKSLYEDQAQYFANVANMDRAVGKLLIKLDELKVADNTLVFFTSDNGPETLNRYGKGSRRSWGSPGVLRGMKLHIYEGGIRVPGIVRWPGKIKAGQEIATPVCSVDLLPTFCEIAGVAVPDQRPLDGASLLPLFAGNKIERTTPLFWNYYRAYSTPRVAMREGDWKVVAHWSGPEGIIPLGGNVNSVSQEIIKNAKLTKFELYNLKDDISEQHNLAWQEQKRLDTLKKKLVQKYAAVQKEGPVWDTSEYDQSRKKTMIKKTSK